In Kosmotoga arenicorallina S304, a genomic segment contains:
- a CDS encoding NifB/NifX family molybdenum-iron cluster-binding protein, giving the protein MKIAIPVKEKSLASEVDDRFARAAFILIYDVESKTTEFLEDVATQAHGAGPVMVEALAKNGVDILVAKSLGQNAFTAINQTGIKVYIAKDGTAEENIKNVIDGTATEMIEPGPSFH; this is encoded by the coding sequence ATGAAAATAGCCATTCCCGTAAAAGAAAAATCGCTCGCTTCAGAAGTTGATGATCGTTTTGCGAGAGCAGCTTTTATTCTTATATACGATGTGGAAAGCAAAACAACGGAGTTTCTTGAAGACGTGGCAACACAAGCACATGGAGCAGGACCTGTAATGGTTGAAGCTCTTGCTAAAAACGGGGTTGATATTTTAGTAGCTAAAAGCCTTGGCCAAAATGCCTTTACCGCAATTAACCAAACAGGTATTAAGGTTTACATTGCAAAGGACGGCACAGCTGAAGAAAACATAAAAAATGTGATTGATGGTACCGCGACAGAAATGATAGAACCCGGGCCATCCTTTCATTGA
- a CDS encoding DUF362 domain-containing protein — MPWVKESDCIGCELCIKACPVEGAITMRNGKAYIDNNLCTRCGKCFEVCLKDAIRPNSENPLLRGRGIGRGMGRGMGRGTGRGQGRGQGKDRGF, encoded by the coding sequence ATGCCATGGGTTAAAGAAAGCGATTGTATTGGATGTGAGCTTTGCATAAAAGCCTGTCCCGTTGAAGGGGCAATAACCATGCGTAATGGAAAAGCGTACATAGATAACAACCTTTGCACCAGATGTGGGAAATGCTTTGAGGTATGCCTCAAAGATGCAATACGGCCTAATTCTGAAAATCCCCTTCTTAGAGGTCGGGGGATTGGGCGAGGCATGGGACGTGGAATGGGTCGTGGTACAGGCAGAGGCCAAGGTAGAGGCCAGGGAAAAGACCGCGGCTTTTAA
- a CDS encoding FAD-dependent oxidoreductase yields MKKEILVIGGGPAGIITATTAKKTYPEKTVAVVRKEKTGLVPCGIPYIFGTLNSVDANIMGIKPAENLGVEFIIDEVTAVDFERKTVLIKSGNKIEYEKLVFATGSKPVLPPIEGKELKGVFTIAKNKEYMEEVFNFAKSAKRVVIVGGGFIGIEVGDEIRKMGKEVAIVEAMPHLLPAAFDEEFGKVAEEKLAEHGTSIKTNIRVSKILGSESVTGIEFEDGKNLPADMIIFATGYKPNTGLVQNLDIHLGYSGAIWVDEYMRTSVRDVFAVGDCAEHKDFFTRKPSRLMLASTAVFDARVAGANLYHLKVVRENHGNLGVFSTSIEGLTLGAVGMTERTACAEGFECVIGEAKSVDRHPGTLPDKSPLYVKLVFSKESGLLLGAQIAGGKSVGEMINILGLGLQMGVTANDLVTMQIGTHPLLTSAPTAYPLVLAAESAIMKLR; encoded by the coding sequence ATGAAGAAAGAAATCCTGGTCATTGGCGGTGGTCCTGCAGGTATAATTACGGCAACTACTGCCAAAAAAACTTATCCTGAAAAAACAGTGGCCGTTGTAAGAAAAGAAAAAACAGGGTTGGTTCCCTGTGGAATCCCTTACATTTTTGGGACGCTTAACTCAGTAGATGCAAACATTATGGGAATCAAACCAGCTGAAAATCTTGGTGTTGAATTTATTATCGATGAAGTTACAGCTGTCGATTTTGAAAGAAAAACAGTGCTTATCAAATCAGGGAATAAAATTGAATATGAAAAGCTTGTTTTTGCTACGGGTTCAAAGCCCGTTCTCCCACCAATTGAAGGCAAGGAACTCAAGGGCGTATTTACCATTGCCAAGAATAAGGAATATATGGAAGAAGTATTCAACTTCGCAAAGAGTGCAAAAAGAGTAGTAATTGTCGGCGGCGGTTTCATTGGTATTGAAGTGGGTGACGAAATTAGAAAGATGGGAAAGGAAGTCGCAATTGTTGAAGCAATGCCCCATCTTTTACCAGCAGCTTTTGATGAAGAATTTGGGAAAGTGGCTGAGGAGAAACTCGCTGAGCACGGCACGTCAATAAAAACAAACATCCGTGTCTCAAAAATCCTTGGTAGCGAAAGTGTTACCGGAATTGAATTTGAAGATGGTAAAAATCTGCCAGCTGATATGATCATTTTCGCAACTGGTTACAAACCAAATACCGGGCTTGTGCAGAATCTTGATATCCATCTGGGTTATAGTGGAGCAATCTGGGTTGATGAATACATGAGAACCAGCGTAAGAGATGTATTCGCAGTTGGTGATTGTGCAGAACACAAAGATTTCTTCACCAGAAAACCAAGCAGATTAATGCTTGCTTCTACCGCAGTTTTTGATGCGAGAGTAGCTGGCGCAAACCTTTATCATCTAAAGGTTGTGCGTGAAAACCATGGAAATCTTGGTGTTTTCTCCACTTCCATAGAAGGGCTTACACTTGGCGCAGTTGGAATGACTGAAAGAACTGCGTGTGCAGAAGGGTTTGAATGCGTTATTGGCGAAGCAAAATCTGTCGATAGGCATCCCGGAACTTTGCCGGATAAAAGTCCTCTGTATGTAAAATTAGTTTTTTCAAAGGAAAGCGGACTTTTACTTGGTGCACAAATCGCAGGCGGAAAAAGCGTTGGAGAAATGATAAATATCCTGGGTCTTGGCTTGCAGATGGGTGTTACTGCAAATGATCTTGTTACAATGCAGATAGGAACACATCCATTACTAACTTCTGCACCTACTGCATATCCATTAGTACTGGCAGCGGAATCAGCAATTATGAAGCTCCGTTAA
- a CDS encoding radical SAM protein: MKHVYGVVPSRRLGRSLGICPIPFKTCNYSCIYCQLGRTTRMTNSRSAFYPPEEIIKEAEDFVKKYGEKSFDVITVVGEGEPTLYTPIDKITDGIRRLTRKPLVLITNGSLLYNGSVRKEVSGFDIVMPTLDAWDEESFKKINRPFRELSYKEVFRGIVDFSRKFNGEIWLEVMLIKDYNDSIEALRSLKGRIEMISPERVYINVPVRPPAEKGVEIPEKSRIEYARKLLSAMSIENLSVSNFLSSENDAIKAVIEIIKRHPMSENDLKEFLLSEYDEKALERFFSLESEKHNIERCSYHGKVFYRYIQRREKR, from the coding sequence ATGAAGCATGTTTATGGCGTTGTGCCTTCAAGAAGGCTCGGCAGGTCTCTTGGAATATGCCCCATTCCATTCAAGACCTGTAATTATTCATGTATTTATTGCCAGCTTGGTAGAACAACCAGGATGACAAATTCGAGGAGCGCTTTTTATCCGCCAGAAGAAATAATAAAAGAAGCTGAAGACTTCGTAAAAAAATACGGAGAAAAGAGCTTTGATGTAATAACCGTCGTAGGTGAAGGTGAACCAACACTTTATACACCTATTGATAAAATCACCGATGGTATTAGAAGATTGACACGAAAACCCCTGGTTTTGATAACTAACGGCTCTTTGCTCTATAACGGCTCTGTCAGAAAAGAAGTCAGTGGATTCGATATTGTCATGCCCACTTTGGATGCCTGGGATGAGGAGAGCTTCAAAAAAATAAACAGGCCCTTTAGAGAGTTGAGCTATAAAGAAGTTTTCAGAGGCATCGTCGATTTTTCCCGGAAATTCAACGGAGAAATCTGGCTGGAAGTTATGCTCATCAAGGATTATAACGACTCCATAGAGGCATTGAGGTCTCTAAAGGGAAGGATCGAAATGATTTCACCTGAGAGAGTATATATAAATGTACCGGTAAGGCCCCCAGCAGAAAAGGGGGTGGAAATACCGGAGAAATCCCGGATAGAATATGCGCGTAAATTACTTAGCGCAATGAGCATAGAGAATCTGTCCGTGAGCAACTTTTTATCTTCAGAAAATGATGCAATAAAAGCAGTTATCGAAATCATCAAGCGCCACCCTATGTCAGAAAACGACCTGAAAGAATTTTTGCTCTCTGAATACGATGAGAAAGCACTGGAGAGATTTTTTTCGCTTGAAAGTGAAAAACATAACATTGAGAGGTGTAGTTACCACGGAAAAGTATTCTACCGTTATATCCAGAGGAGGGAAAAAAGATGA
- a CDS encoding ATP-binding protein, which translates to MKIAVVSGKGGTGKTTVATNLAWVTAAKKPVQLLDADVEEPNSHLFFHVKYTGETDVEILLPRVNKEKCILCGECAKVCQFGAISVFSTGVLVFDNLCHGCGACKIACPTKAIYELKKQIGVVKTGIIHEKLTFGTGLLNIGEPSGVRIIRELKKYIDETKTVIIDAPPGTSCPVVETLRGMDYALMVTEATPFGLHDLRLAVEVVKEMDIPMGIVINRASDDYTEIEEYASSKNIPILEKIPFDRDIATAYSRGSLFVELKKEWFERFEKLYEKIAGVIA; encoded by the coding sequence TTGAAAATCGCGGTTGTGAGCGGAAAAGGCGGAACGGGAAAAACCACTGTAGCAACTAATCTTGCATGGGTTACAGCAGCCAAAAAACCTGTTCAGCTTCTTGACGCTGATGTTGAAGAGCCAAATTCTCATCTCTTTTTTCATGTTAAATATACCGGGGAAACCGACGTAGAAATACTTCTTCCTCGTGTTAACAAAGAAAAATGTATTCTATGCGGAGAATGCGCCAAAGTCTGCCAATTTGGTGCTATATCTGTTTTCAGTACTGGAGTTCTTGTTTTTGATAACCTTTGCCATGGGTGTGGAGCGTGTAAAATAGCTTGTCCCACAAAGGCTATTTACGAATTGAAAAAGCAGATTGGCGTGGTAAAAACAGGCATAATACACGAAAAATTAACCTTCGGTACAGGCCTTTTAAATATCGGGGAACCTTCAGGTGTGAGGATAATAAGAGAATTAAAAAAATACATCGATGAAACCAAAACAGTTATTATAGATGCTCCTCCGGGCACTTCATGCCCGGTTGTGGAAACACTCAGAGGCATGGATTACGCTCTAATGGTAACAGAAGCGACCCCCTTTGGACTTCATGATTTAAGGCTCGCTGTTGAAGTTGTCAAAGAAATGGACATTCCTATGGGAATAGTGATAAACAGGGCTTCTGATGACTACACTGAGATTGAGGAGTATGCTTCTTCAAAAAATATACCCATACTCGAAAAAATACCTTTTGACAGGGATATTGCGACTGCATATTCCAGAGGCTCCTTGTTCGTTGAGCTCAAAAAAGAATGGTTTGAACGCTTTGAAAAGCTTTATGAAAAGATCGCCGGGGTGATAGCATGA
- a CDS encoding ATP-binding protein has protein sequence MKQIAVVSGKGGTGKTTLSGSLSFLFKNHVMADCDVDAPNLHLLMEPKLKETHEYYGGKKAEIEGHRCTSCGICMNTCRFSAIIPGTPYRVDPYACEGCNACVLTCPEEAITLKESKSGDYFLSKAGELPLSHALLTPGEETSGGLIAEVRKLALKVAEQEEHDYVVIDGAPGIGCAASSSITGVNYVVIVAEPTISGMHDLQRIVETTRHFMRKFGIVINKFDLNTVKTDEIANWCNKEKIEILGNIPFDPEVRNSAIRAEPVVKNKNSAAAKAIKEIYYRLLDLI, from the coding sequence ATGAAGCAAATAGCTGTAGTCAGCGGTAAAGGTGGCACCGGAAAAACGACCCTATCTGGCTCATTGTCTTTTCTCTTTAAAAATCATGTCATGGCTGATTGTGATGTTGATGCCCCGAATCTTCATTTGCTAATGGAACCCAAACTCAAAGAAACACATGAATACTATGGTGGTAAAAAAGCAGAAATCGAAGGTCATCGTTGTACCTCATGTGGAATATGTATGAATACATGTCGATTTAGTGCGATTATTCCTGGAACTCCATACAGAGTTGATCCCTATGCATGCGAAGGTTGCAATGCCTGTGTGTTAACATGCCCTGAGGAAGCAATCACCTTGAAAGAGAGTAAATCAGGAGACTATTTCTTGTCCAAGGCAGGTGAGCTTCCTTTATCTCATGCTCTTTTAACTCCTGGCGAGGAAACCTCTGGTGGTCTTATAGCAGAAGTGAGAAAACTCGCATTAAAAGTTGCAGAGCAGGAAGAGCATGACTATGTAGTTATTGATGGTGCCCCCGGTATTGGTTGTGCAGCCTCTTCATCCATTACCGGCGTCAACTATGTGGTCATAGTAGCAGAACCAACAATTTCCGGTATGCACGACCTTCAGCGTATTGTCGAGACCACCCGCCATTTTATGAGAAAGTTTGGTATTGTTATCAACAAATTCGACTTAAATACTGTCAAAACAGATGAAATAGCCAATTGGTGCAATAAAGAGAAGATAGAAATACTGGGAAATATTCCTTTTGATCCTGAAGTAAGGAACTCAGCTATCAGGGCAGAGCCTGTGGTAAAGAACAAGAATTCCGCTGCTGCAAAGGCGATCAAAGAAATTTACTATAGATTACTGGATCTTATATAG
- a CDS encoding NifB/NifX family molybdenum-iron cluster-binding protein yields MKLAIPVMSDNGFDAEISEHFGHAPYFAFVELDGDTVLGATVEKNPFERHGPGEIPNYIHSKGATVLITRGIGARAIAFFESFGIHVVRGASGTVRDIVDSYLSGNLESTPYEPREKFHNH; encoded by the coding sequence ATGAAATTGGCAATACCCGTGATGAGTGATAATGGTTTTGACGCTGAAATTTCAGAACATTTTGGACATGCTCCATATTTCGCCTTTGTTGAACTTGATGGTGACACAGTACTCGGTGCAACCGTTGAGAAAAATCCTTTTGAAAGACATGGCCCCGGAGAAATACCAAATTATATTCATAGCAAGGGAGCAACTGTTTTAATTACACGAGGTATAGGAGCCCGTGCAATAGCGTTTTTTGAAAGCTTTGGAATTCACGTTGTCAGAGGAGCTTCCGGAACCGTTAGAGATATTGTTGATTCTTATCTTTCCGGAAATCTTGAGAGCACTCCCTATGAACCAAGAGAAAAGTTTCATAATCACTGA